The Arachis hypogaea cultivar Tifrunner chromosome 16, arahy.Tifrunner.gnm2.J5K5, whole genome shotgun sequence genome contains a region encoding:
- the LOC140180117 gene encoding uncharacterized protein — MTPHDHIETWELHVDGASSREGSGAGMILKEGNKVVAEQALQFHFSASNNQAEYEALIAGLKLALSHKATNLTAHCDSLLVVQQIRGEFQVKDPLLEQYWLIAKDLISNFSSFTILHVHREQNVRADILSKLAATRADTQTSTLSQHTLTKPSIELLCIENINHLHDWRKPFLEYICTGALPRDELHPQQFKRKASFYTKISGELYRRGFSQPLLRCLDQNQAREVMNEVHEGVCGNHIGGRALAAKIIRTGYYWPTIKRDCIAKVKTCDKCQKHEAISTKPAEVLHSMEAIKKKLDNAKGEWAEFIPEVLWGYNTTIHNTTGETPFKLVYGSEALIPIEVGLPTLRTELYDEQQNLKARSAELDLAEEDREIAAIKQRAQKKIIERKYNRTVIPRIFNKDDLVLRRTEEARRPPAHGKLAANWEGPFRVTKVLGKGAYQLQTLQGNAIPGNWNISSLKMYMS; from the exons ATGACCCCACACGATCACATTGAAACATGGGAATTGCACGTAGATGGGGCGTCAAGTCGAGAAGGAAGCGGGGCTGGAATGATATTAAAGGAGGGAAATAAGGTGGTAGCCGAGCAAGCCCTCCAATTTCACTTCTCGGCAAGCAACAATCAGGCCGAGTATGAAGCCCTCATAGCGGGATTAAAGCTCGCCCTAAGCCACAAAGCAACGAACTTGACGGCACATTGCGATTCCCTCCTGGTGGTCCAACAAATCCGAGGAGAATTCCAGGTAAAAGATCCCTTGCTAGAACAATACTGGCTCATAGCAAAGgatctaatttcaaatttcagtTCGTTCACCATATTACATGTGCATAGAGAGCAAAACGTCAGGGCAGATATACTATCTAAACTCGCCGCCACCAGAGCGGACACACAAACATCAACATTATCACAGCACACACTCACAAAACCGAGCATTGAATTATTATGTATTGAAAACATTAACCACCTCCACGATTGGAGGAAACCTTTCCTTGAATACATATGTACAGGTGCATTACCCAGAGACGAGCTCCATCCTCAACAGTTCAAACGTAAGGCAAGCTTCTACACAAAAATATCAGGAGAACTATACAGACGAGGTTTCTCACAACCACTACTAAGATGCCTAGACCAAAACCAAGCCAGAGAAGTAATGAATGAAGTCCATGAAGGAGTATGTGGGAACCACATAGGAGGACGAGCTCTCGCCGCAAAAATAATCCGAACAGGATATTATTGGCCGACCATAAAGAGAGATTGCATAGCTAAAGTCAAAACATGCgacaaatgccagaaacatgagGCGATCTCAACCAAGCCAGCCGAAGTACTGCACAGCATggag GCAATAAAGAAGAAACTCGACAACGCAAAGGGAGAATGGGCCGAGTTCATTCCCGAAGTACTATGGGGCTACAACACCACAATACATAACACTACAGGCGAAACACCCTTCAAGTTGGTCTATGGCTCGGAAGCCCTGATCCCCATTGAGGTCGGATTACCCACGCTAAGAACCGAGCTGTACGATGAACAACAAAACCTAAAGGCCAGGAGCGCCGAGCTTGACTTAGCTGAAGAGGACAGGGAAATCGCCGCAATCAAACAAAGGGCCCagaagaaaataatagaaagaaaatatAACAGGACGGTGATTCCGAGAATATTCAACAAAGACGACCTTGTGCTCAGACGAACAGAGGAAGCCAGAAGACCTCCAGCTCATGgcaagctcgccgcaaattgggaGGGCCCCTTCCGTGTCACCAAAGTGCTCGGCAAGGGAGCATATCAACTCCAAACATTACAAGGCAATGCCATTCCAGGAAACTGGAACATCTCGTCACTCAAAATGTATATGTCCTAG